The following are encoded together in the Malaya genurostris strain Urasoe2022 chromosome 3, Malgen_1.1, whole genome shotgun sequence genome:
- the LOC131439134 gene encoding protein flightless-1-like, which translates to MKMWTKAVLVFIFFGGTNAAKTTVNLNCEPTIKPGLCILKSIKIQAKDVIESTTSSSSEKVIKFESSQLEYLPEVLFKQFPRLEFLSADNVGLKKLTANIFAKSTSLIQLDISSNFVDALPENAFGTCNNLEIINMAANRLHIFNSIEIIGCNQLRHLNVSSNQLIYMNWDPLNDLRHLEQIDLNDNLLTELIIPKYLRRITIRHNHIHQLDTNRDSFIFLLEHLDASKNRLSDISALSRLAKLTYIDLSYNRLVSVDFALFRNMRQLRDLRLAHNNIFAVSTSDLKTLSLELVDLSHNELTHLTANDSAGIGSVVKLLLNNNYLMSFELTDGSRNFPNLREISLNDNDWICEDIEKLVKVLKAKKITIKSDNQRCTSYQIIKDQVCCRDLGTTFDELVLLKSEKIAEIQRNSARTGQQSETVKSLDAEAPNEVQKIASSVQVSATDKDLRSRLMTAESRLTIMEQERNTLQSLLTKAQQDISLTSERLRRCLSAFNQRTGQTVIVD; encoded by the exons ATGAAAATGTGGACGAAAGCTGTCCTAGTGTTTAT ATTCTTCGGCGGAACAAATGCAGCCAAGACAACAGTCAACCTGAACTGTGAGCCGACCATTAAGCCAGGATTATGCATTTTGAAATCCATCAAAATACAGGCGAAGGACGTTATTGAATCTACTACCAGCTCATCATCGGAGAAAGTGATAAAGTTCGAAAGTTCCCAGCTTGAGTACCTGCCTGAGGTTTTGTTCAAACAGTTCCCACGGCTAGAATTCTTATCAGCAGATAATGTTGGATTAAAAAAACTAACAGCAAACATTTTCGCTAAGTCCACCAGCCTGATCCAGCTGGACATCTCGTCGAATTTCGTCGATGCGCTACCGGAAAATGCATTTGGAACATGTAACAACTTAGAGATTATAAATATGGCAGCAAATAGACTTCATATTTTCAACAGTATCGAAATAATCGGATGCAATCAACTACGTCACCTGAACGTGTCTTCCAATCAGCTTATCTACATGAACTGGGACCCCCTGAATGATCTACGCCATCTCGAGCAGATTGATTTGAACGACAATCTGCTAACTGAACTGATCATTCCGAAGTATTTGAGAAGAATCACGATCCGCCATAACCACATCCATCAGCTAGACACCAACCGGGATTCGTTCATATTCTTACTAGAACACTTGGATGCGTCGAAAAACCGGTTGAGTGACATATCTGCGCTTTCACGGCTCGCCAAGTTGACCTACATTGACCTTTCGTACAATCGGCTGGTGAGCGTGGATTTCGCTCTGTTCCGAAATATGCGCCAACTGCGCGATCTTCGTCTGGCTCATAACAACATTTTCGCGGTATCAACTTCTGACCTGAAGACGCTTTCGCTCGAATTGGTTGACTTATCGCACAACGAGCTAACGCATTTGACAGCCAACGATAGCGCAGGAATTGGGTCTGTCGTGAAGCTTCTTCTGAACAATAACTATTTGATGAGCTTTGAATTAACTGATGGTTCGAGGAACTTTCCGAATTTACGTGAAATCTCACTGAACGACAATGATTGGATCTGTGAGGATATTGAAAAGTTAGTGAAAGTGctgaaagcgaaaaaaataacGATAAAGTCCGATAATCAGCGCTGTACTTCTTACCAAATTATAAAAGATCAGGTTTGCTGTCGTGATTTGGGTACAACATTCgatgaactagttcttttgaaatcaGAGAAAATTGCAGAAATTCAGCGTAATTCAGCTCGTACAGGACAGCAATCTGAAACGGTCAAATCACTCGATGCAGAAGCTCCAAATGAAGTACAGAAAATAGCCTCCTCAGTACAAGTTTCAGCAACTGATAAAGATTTAAGATCTCGCTTGATGACTGCCGAGTCCCGACTCACCATCATGGAACAGGAAAGAAATACTTTGCAGTCGTTACTGACCAAGGCTCAGCAGGACATTAGTTTGACAAGTGAAAGACTAAGGCGCTGCCTATCGGCCTTCAATCAACGCACGGGACAGACCGTAATCGTTGACTAA